The Hermetia illucens chromosome 2, iHerIll2.2.curated.20191125, whole genome shotgun sequence genomic interval aaagagcagattcacaggaCATTCCAAGTTGGTATGCGTGCTGGAATTTATTTAGTGGATGCGACTTTAACGCCTTCTCAACGAATGTGTCGCTCAAGCAATCTTTCtagatatttcagcgaaaatgttgTTAAGATGATTTCTCTGAAGTTTTTTGCTTTTGAATAGTCATTTTCCTTGGCTTAGCTATGAGGATTACCTCAACCTTCTgctaagaggaaggcacgtggCCCAGAGTGAaacatccttaaaaaaatatttcttagacgtGGTGGTAGgttctctataccctcctttagcattgctagaTAGATGCCATGTTTGGCAGATGCCACTTCTGAAATCTGCTCGCCCAGGTGGTGTAGTTCGAAGGGCGGCTGTGTAGACCCAACTCTAGAGTTCGATTTTCCAAGAGAGACCAAATTAGCTGACTCATCCTAATTAAGGACCCTGCACAGGATGGAAGTTTCCCTTTCAGCTTCAAGTTTCTCACAGTAGAAGAAGTTTCGTTTCGAAGGTTTGATGAGCCTCTTCTATGCACGCtttgatttgaataaatttaaccagtcttcatacttattgcttttgcaagcatgatTTAGAGTCATCGGTTTGATTTtgcagtctttgcagttcttggTTCCACTATGGAAGCGTTTTACCGCGTTGACCTCGGGAAATAAGAGAAGCTTCTCTAAGCACTTTAAAAAAGTACATTTCAGAGTTTCCAGTTGATCTTCTATTGCCAAACGAGTCCTTAGGCGCGTGGAGAGCTCCGCTTTGTTGccaaaaaatttattgaaatttgtccaatccgttttcttagGATTCCATCTTCACATTATAGACTATTCCCTTCACCTTACGTCCACGGTCATCAGACCacttgaagtgataaaatcaaacagcttctttcCTTTAGGATTGCATTCGCtactaataataacaataataatcgttggtgtaacaatccaattagatcagggccttgaagtctgttagagcacttcattgaaaaccgtaaaggtacactacaggatagatGGTAGAACcctataggaggtaatgtggtcagcattgcgctctcccgGTCggtctgagtcgactggtatccgacgtgaaatcacgatacaaatctcactgctactagtgagatttgaaccgtggccttccgtgcgatagccttgtgctctaaccactcagtatccgctactgccccaacaaatacgcAAAACGTTCTTCACTCGCTTGACTTGACTTTAAATGGACTTTCACATCCTTTAGTTTTTGCTTCAGCGGAGAACACAAACAATTATAAGACAAGTAAGCGCAGGCAACTATCATATTTCCCCACTTGCCTTTAACCTGATATTGAAAGTAGACCGCAACTATCTCCTGAGAACAGAATTGTCtaagcatagttgcctctaacaatctTGATATCGGGACGTAGGCTCTCGGTCTTGAAGATCTCACATCGAAGATCCTAATCCCCTTTACCGATTCAAtagcacagattttgttaaaacgaccTCATACCTCTGGTACCAAACACATTTAAGGAGAGTCTACCTTTGCAAGACGTGCTGCCAGAAGGTAGGAACaggttttggcatgctgcaggttaatttgatttAGCTTTATGTTTGTAGATGCAATTGTAGACTGATATGAAAATTGCGGAtaactgaaaagtctactgCGTCAAGTATCGATTTCACGGTGGTTACCagcttccgccgaaagttccattCTCTTGACCTCCCAGGTTTATAGTATCCGGggtgcatggatctgtttctacATATCGAAATTAGACCAGTTGTGTCCATATCACCAGCTTAACCTTCTTTCGCTTTTCCAGGAAGAagcggaagagaaggttctgaccgGGAATATTATGGACCCTTCCCCtgtgcggctgaagtttccttctgccgagcatTCCTCTTCCATATTCTGGAAAAATTAGGCAAGGGTGTCGCCGACAGGCCGGCCATAGTccggtttccagttcctctcattaagagagttgctatactatcctttctggttgACCGCGCTGTAGGTACTGGGTATAGTTTTTTCACTGAAGTAGAGAGTctatcttccacagatttctccgtgggggaacatgaaacCGGCGAGGCCCCCAAAATCCATACCTCGGCCATGtgctgatttctcaaagtcgcggttGCTTTCGAAGTCTGCGACTCCTCGCCACCTGGAGCTTAGTGCAATGGCAAACCTCAACAGGCTTCCCCATCATAACAAAGTGATGTCCGAAGAGGAGAGTGTAGTATTTACTTACCCACCAGACCATCTCTCTCAGGTCGATGATAGAACATAACCAGCTGCTTCGGTAGGTTGGGAAACATCTGCATCttacaaaaaaaacgaattttgtaTTCACACGGTAGCTTCAGGTTGTAGTTAGAAAGTGCATCTGAATTGTTGGAAATATTTGGTTGGTAGTTAGAATGTTTTTAAATCCTCAAATTGTTATTTCATTAACTCCTGCCTTTTCAGTTGTTTTTGCAACAAGGCTTTACGGAGGAGGATTTCCGCATTCTAAACTTTGCGCGCCTACGTCCTAAAATTGATAACAAAACCGCAAGCATGAAGCATTGAATATTATTACTCCCAATTCTCAGTGTTTTGTCAAGTGCTCCTTGGAACCGAAAATTCATAAACGGAGGAACTAGAGGTTGCTTTCAATTTTACGGAAAATATCCTTTTTTAAACGATAACGGATAAACATAGGGTGCGCTTGTGGAGTTGGCCGATTCTCATAAAGATTATAAGATATTAAAAGAAGCTAAAGAGTGAACGAAAGAAAATAGGGAAAAGGATTTAAAGAAGTTGGTTCCAGAAAAGTTTTTAAGTTGCTAAGAGAGCGATGCTTACGTTACTAGCTTGGTTTATGGCGCTATCCGAGCATTGCATATTTGCCAATATAGACAAAAATCAAATAGGGTAAAGTACCATTGCATTCACACCGAATCATAGATTTTTTCAAATCCTAAAACGATTGGTCACTTGCTGGCTACCACACGCGGTTTGTTTGTACCGACAGACTTCCTtggaacaaaaaattaaaaacatgtTTAATTtgcattaaaaataatttattaacaTTAGTCAACTAACAGCAGAGCTGACCGTCTATTTACAAAAGAATGAAATAGTGTCTGACcacgagaaatacatgagatgTTGATAGCATTTACGTGTGCTactggataaatttctaaattctTTTGGGACAATCCTGACACGATACATATATTATTGCACCAGTTATTTTGTACATTCCAATCCTTCTTCGTCTTGAACTACAATCGAACTTTCACTTCCCCGCACAACATAAACACGTATCATTTCAGGATTTTAGAAAAGCAACACAAAACGATTTAGTGGAGGTATCCATGGGCATAGCCGATTCCGAGAGGAGCGTGGTAAGCTGGGGCGGCAACAACAGCTGGGGCAGCATGGACAGCGGCTACTGGGGCAGCATAGGCGACTGGAGCACGAACGGATACTTTGTAGGTGTTAGCGTATGAGGTGGCTACTGGAGCTACTGCCTTAACAACTGGGGCGGCATAGGCAACGGGAGCTGGGGCAGCATAAGCAACTGGAGCTGGAGCAGCATAAGCAACTGGAGCATGAGCAGCTACTACGGCTGGGGCGTGGAGACCGTAGGGGGCACCAAGGTATCCGGCTGAAGCAGCAGCAACAAGGATTGAGAAGATGCACTGCAAAAACACATAATCCATAATTAATAATAGTTCACCCAAAATTTTAATCAAATAAGTTTAAAAACATTCAAGTTAGATACAAAATCGGGAATGATCTCTTaccaatttgaacattttggaaAGAGGTTTTTAAGTTTGAACTTAAGTTGCAAGATTGGTGTAACTGTTGAGTTTTGAATGATTTCGAATTGACCCCGCAATCATATTTATACGATATTGCACGGATCTCGGAGCTAGCCCCTTCTCCGGCTCCATGACCACGCTTTGCAAACGGGTAAAAAGGCTGCAAATGATCTTAAGAAAAAACATGTGACAAGACCCAAGCACGAAAAAAAGACAACAAACTTAAAGAAATCTGCACACAATCGCCTCTCCCTCCAAATTCATACCTATGTTAAGTTATCCACTGTGTCATTCATTGCACGGTACAGTATCGGGGTACGAGTACCTATGGTATCTTAGATAGCAATTTACTTGTTTGTTTGAGCGATTTTCTTACGCTTACGCTCTAATAGGCCACACACTTGACTTTGCCCATGTTACTAGCGGCCGCTGAAACGACCTCGACAAAGTTTTATTTTAGTTCTTTTTCTTTGGACGCTTTTGGGCATGCAGATTGATACGAAATGAACTATAATTAGGGCTCGAGGCAGTGTTGTCTCCTTTTGTGGTTATACACATTCTACAACGAAGGATGCTATCAGAAATATTAGTCTATTTTCAGTAACTATAAATAGAACTAGAAAGTGAGAGTTTAAATGGTTTGCTAACTTAGAAGAAATTAGCCTAGAAACTAAATTTACGAGTCAAGGtatattttgcttttttaaTGATAAAAAATGTCAAGTAACCGAAACCATATTTGAATGGCACATCAGTGGGTTACGAGATATTTCAATATAGAAAAGTATCAACGTAGTCCTTGGCCAACAAGATGCAGATTAGGCACGGCGCCCTCAAAATTCGTCCGATAGTCCAATGTGCTAGAGTGGAAATTTGTAAAAGACCTCTGCTGGTTCCTTATTTTTAAGGACTGGCAATCTTCCTAtgattaataaattaattaattttaaattaataatcGGTTTAGTATTGTAATGAATCAGTGACCCACGTTGGGGGCCATTTGCGCTAAATGAGATAATCTGGGACGATCTTTTTGCCAGCAATCCAATCATTAAttgcttaatttttttttttttctttatggatggaggtggaaatcttagaaaggcgtgcgtgggattcgcacccactaaaaccaccccccatTCTTCCCCCCTCCCCGCgcgaccaccgtgaagtattactccacggaggaggctctggttcgctataccagctcgtccatgtcaagtctccgtcgcgccgccttccgagctcgatccaactccaggagttttgtttgcaccacggctactgcctcatttaccgccatctagTTTTCCTCCagcttcagcatctcttccaccaggttggagggctcgatgtccgcccccagAAAACCTGTTCAACCTCCTCTTTTGCTGCAGAAatttgggacaatggaacataacgtgctctgggtcctcaggtgtagcaccgcattcagggcagttgggagactcgtccaactcgaagcgatgcaagtactttctATAGCcatcgtgtcccgtaaggaactgtgtcagatgGTAATTCAATGCTCCgtactttcggttgacccatttctcgatacacgggatcaatgcatgggtccaccggcccttatCGGAGTTATCGCACCGTTGTTTtcacttgccacacaattctctcctgatggctttttggaaattcgcattcacctcggctggatttgccttccgtttttcgtagagccagtgtgcctcgctcgctagaagatctatagggatcattcccgcgacgACACACACTGAcaccgtcgacgccgtcctaaatgcgctgcacaccttaGCGCAAttagccggtatgccgaacttatcttcgtccggttgacagcgtggttcagcGCTCCCGCCgtgagccgtgggcatgtcacttgaggtgatttttgcccccggatcttgttcattacaacttggtagactGTACctcacggattcgtattagcctccattcAGAggttctggtagcattcccgcttgcttctccgtatggccttcttaaggttgcttcgcagatccctgtattcctcctcacgttcctggtgctccggccttctcCTTGTCTGTGTGGGAAAGTCTCCcccgctcggagacaagaggatctcaaggtaGCGATCTACTTGTTCCACCAGTATTTTGGCCTCTTGCCTTGGGGCacacgtcgtcgtggcatcgtagcgtcgcatgcttcggttacacgctgagacagctgtgtgaccctttccaccgctgttccatccggatcatcggctccctccaatgcggccagaaATGTCTCCTCGTCAAAAGCTACGATAacccagccaaccgccttagcctttccatctctagagcgtcgttgactgctgcCCCGGtttccaatgcggaggaagatggcctggtggtcactgcgggtgtagtgctcattcacttgccaagccttCTCCCTctccagtgaagtgctaacaaatgtcaggtcaacgatcgaacccgaccctctaccTCGAAAGGTGGTCACGTACCCATCGTTGACTAGTATCTATCTAACTCTTCTAGCTTGTAATAAAGTTGATTCCATTATTGATTATACTAGCGCGGAAGCCAAAGTAATAATTAGGGTTACTTTTAGAGAGTATGTAAATTTTTGCATGGCTAATTTAAAAAGATTTAAAAACGGGATATTTTCAATCTGTTTTAACTGCTGCTGCTTTAAAGATTTATATACGAGTATCTGTAAGATCTTGCGGATCCTATATGGGAGCATTTCGTACCATCATGCGGAGTATTGGTATATCGATACATTTATACctcctgttcacttctttgtggagtataggacaTCCACGCAGTCACAGGATTCAATGAGGCTGTgcatcagtttcattatcatcacgttTAATGTTGTGGAAGTGATAAGCCTATAGAGATGGGACAGCAGGAAGCTGAACACAAGAATCCAGGATGACCGGGTTTCGAACCCGGGATAACGGGACTGGCGCTCATCCATCACGACTGCCGCACCCGCCATAGGTGGTGTTATATCATAGATACTTTCTCTTTGCTACCAACGAAGTCCAGCCAAACAGTAAttccttcaaactcaggcagacTCTTTGAGATGTGTTGATTGTTCTCTGCACCTAACataaaattttgataaaaatccTATATAGGGGAGAAATTGGACAAACGGACCCACCTGCACTAAATATAGTTCCACGCCTTAATGCATGCCCATTTGCCAGGCGTACATCGTAATTTGCATTAGTGACAAGAATGGGAAGAAAACCTTTCAACGGAGGAATTTGCTCGTCCACCGCTTCTGGAAGCACTGCCAACATTTAAAGCAGGCAAGAAACCAAATAAGAGAAAGCAGCATGATTCGCTCACACTCAACACGCTGTCTCAATGAGTTCACCAATCACTTTATTGAAGTGGGTAAAACATCATCTGAGTGACAAGAAACCGGAACTGTTCTAAGATGGAAAACGATaggcagtccagcagaatgttcaaattgtcGTCGGGTTATGGTTGttggaattttttttggatACATCCTTGACAACTGCATTCACGACATTATTCACATTTATCTTCAGTTAAGCTGCGTTTGACAAGAACTGTGGAGCAACCAACGCTGTGTGGTCATTCATAGTAAAAATCGCCCAACCGATTGCCCTCCTTACATTGCATCTCTGGATCTAGAACAGACGTTTCACCATGTGACGTACAAACTAAACTGATATACTCAGCGGCAatacctagtaccagaagaactcttgTGTTTTGGTAAAATTGT includes:
- the LOC119648321 gene encoding cuticle protein 12.5-like; the protein is MFKLCIFSILVAAASAGYLGAPYGLHAPAVVAAHAPVAYAAPAPVAYAAPAPVAYAAPVVKAVAPVATSYANTYKVSVRAPVAYAAPVAAVHAAPAVVAAPAYHAPLGIGYAHGYLH